Proteins encoded together in one Microbacterium sp. zg-Y625 window:
- a CDS encoding flagellar hook protein FlgE, whose protein sequence is MLRSLYAGISGLRSHQTMLDVTGNNIANVNTVGFKAGSVQFQDTLSQIVQNSRTPQADAGGTNAAQVGLGTQVAGIRTNFTQGSRQATGVATDLMIAGDGFFVVRNGAETLYTRNGAFSFDASGRMVTGDGALVQGWTAADGVITTGSPVGDISLPVGATSPAQATSSASVKGNLPSDAAVGEQLVRDITVYDAQGAARQLALTFTRTGAGWDVTDGAATTSLAFADGKPTGAASIVSGGVAVDLSQVTGFADLRTVALTGQDGRAPGSLVSYTISADGSLIGSFSNGASDVLAQVALATFDNPEGLEKTGSSQYRSGANSGAPTVGAAGADGFGDLASGSLEMSNVDLSQEFTNLIVAQRGFQANARIITTSDEVLQELTNLKR, encoded by the coding sequence ATGCTCCGTTCGCTCTACGCCGGGATCTCCGGCCTCCGCTCGCACCAGACCATGCTCGACGTCACGGGTAACAACATCGCGAACGTCAACACCGTCGGGTTCAAGGCGGGTTCCGTCCAGTTCCAGGACACGCTGTCGCAGATCGTGCAGAACTCCCGCACGCCGCAGGCCGACGCCGGCGGCACGAACGCCGCCCAGGTGGGCCTCGGCACGCAGGTCGCCGGCATCCGCACGAACTTCACCCAGGGCTCCCGGCAGGCCACCGGCGTCGCCACCGACCTGATGATCGCCGGCGACGGGTTCTTCGTCGTGCGCAACGGCGCCGAGACGCTGTACACGCGCAACGGCGCGTTCTCGTTCGACGCCTCCGGCCGCATGGTGACCGGCGACGGTGCCCTCGTGCAGGGATGGACGGCCGCGGACGGCGTCATCACGACCGGCAGCCCGGTCGGCGACATCTCGCTGCCCGTCGGCGCCACCTCCCCCGCCCAGGCTACGAGCTCCGCCAGCGTGAAGGGGAACCTGCCGTCCGACGCCGCCGTCGGCGAACAGCTCGTCCGCGACATCACGGTCTACGACGCCCAGGGGGCGGCGCGTCAGCTGGCGCTCACCTTCACCCGCACCGGCGCGGGCTGGGACGTCACCGACGGTGCCGCGACGACGTCGCTCGCCTTCGCCGACGGCAAGCCGACCGGTGCGGCCTCGATCGTCAGCGGCGGCGTCGCCGTCGACCTCTCGCAGGTGACCGGCTTCGCCGATCTGCGCACGGTCGCGCTCACCGGCCAGGACGGACGCGCCCCCGGCAGCCTCGTGTCGTACACGATCTCGGCCGACGGCAGCCTGATCGGGTCGTTCAGCAACGGCGCATCGGATGTGCTGGCGCAGGTCGCGCTGGCGACGTTCGACAACCCCGAAGGGCTGGAGAAGACCGGCTCGTCGCAGTACCGCTCCGGCGCCAACTCCGGCGCACCCACCGTGGGCGCCGCCGGGGCCGATGGCTTCGGCGACCTCGCGAGCGGCTCACTCGAGATGTCGAACGTCGACCTCTCGCAGGAGTTCACGAACCTCATCGTCGCCCAGCGCGGCTTCCAGGCGAACGCGCGCATCATCACCACGAGCGACGAGGTGCTGCAGGAGCTGACCAACCTCAAGCGATGA
- a CDS encoding flagellar FlbD family protein: MIVLTRLNRVRFAVNPDLIERIQESPDTTLVLVDGATFVVSESMDAVIESVVEFRARVLATAADRRTSEGED, encoded by the coding sequence ATGATCGTCCTCACGCGTCTGAATCGGGTGCGGTTCGCTGTGAACCCCGACCTCATCGAGCGCATCCAGGAGTCGCCCGACACCACGCTCGTACTCGTCGACGGCGCCACTTTCGTCGTGTCAGAGTCGATGGATGCCGTGATCGAGAGCGTCGTGGAGTTCCGCGCCCGGGTGCTGGCCACCGCTGCGGACCGGCGCACCTCGGAGGGCGAGGACTGA
- a CDS encoding motility protein A encodes MDPSLLIGIAIAFGALLAMISLEGAHVSALLLPAPMVLVFGATIAIGIAGGTVADAREAVRALPRAFRGLKGSTDDLIAKVVGYAETARMQGLLALENAVADEKDPFVRQALQNIADGTDADDLRVVMEDQVATTASHRRTAARFYSTLGGYAPTVGIVGTVISLTHVLEKLDQPDTLGPLIAAAFVATLWGLLSANFIWLPIGTRLQRLAEIEIDRMTLLTEGMLAVQSGSPPHLVEERMRALAPEAPAKSRRRATEKAPESADETA; translated from the coding sequence ATGGACCCGTCCCTGCTCATCGGCATCGCCATCGCCTTCGGCGCGCTGCTCGCGATGATCAGCCTCGAGGGCGCGCACGTGAGCGCCCTGCTGCTGCCGGCGCCCATGGTGCTGGTGTTCGGCGCGACCATCGCGATCGGCATCGCGGGGGGCACGGTCGCCGACGCACGCGAAGCGGTGCGGGCGCTCCCCCGCGCCTTCCGCGGACTCAAGGGATCCACCGACGACCTCATCGCGAAGGTCGTCGGCTACGCCGAGACGGCGCGCATGCAGGGTCTTCTCGCCCTCGAGAACGCCGTCGCCGACGAGAAGGATCCGTTCGTCCGCCAGGCGCTGCAGAACATCGCCGACGGAACGGATGCCGACGACCTGCGCGTCGTCATGGAAGACCAGGTGGCGACCACCGCCTCGCACCGCCGCACGGCGGCGCGGTTCTACTCGACCCTCGGCGGCTACGCCCCGACGGTCGGCATCGTCGGAACCGTCATCTCCCTCACCCACGTGCTCGAGAAGCTCGACCAGCCCGACACCCTCGGACCGCTCATCGCCGCCGCCTTCGTCGCCACCCTCTGGGGGCTGCTGTCGGCCAACTTCATCTGGCTGCCGATCGGCACCCGGCTGCAGCGTCTGGCCGAGATCGAGATCGACCGGATGACCCTTCTCACCGAGGGGATGCTGGCGGTGCAGTCCGGCAGCCCGCCGCACCTCGTCGAGGAGCGCATGCGGGCGCTCGCCCCCGAGGCGCCGGCGAAGTCCCGGCGGCGTGCGACCGAGAAGGCACCCGAGAGCGCAGACGAGACAGCATGA
- a CDS encoding OmpA/MotB family protein → MSVRPRRRIPVQGHDGPDERWMASYLDMVTVLMCMFIVMFAMSTVDQDKFEALRSSLATGFGAEVSEATDVSQGVIVPPELLDEAGEGFTVVQPAPSAVELGAEAEYEALADLRTRLQEALDARGLGDAATFTIDERGLTIGLISAETFFATNSADLSDKARAVLDATGGVLATVTHQISVEGHADHRPPMAPFTDNWELSGARSTGVLRYLVDQQAVGGERITSVGFGASRPLAEGWSESAMAANRRVDIVVLSGADDAVRALLPQVAAQHSPQ, encoded by the coding sequence ATGAGCGTGCGACCGCGTCGCCGCATTCCGGTCCAGGGCCATGATGGCCCCGACGAGCGCTGGATGGCGTCGTACCTCGACATGGTCACCGTGCTCATGTGCATGTTCATCGTCATGTTCGCGATGTCCACGGTGGATCAGGACAAGTTCGAGGCCCTGCGCTCGTCGCTCGCGACCGGCTTCGGCGCCGAGGTGTCCGAAGCCACCGACGTCTCTCAGGGCGTCATCGTGCCGCCCGAGCTGCTCGACGAGGCGGGCGAGGGGTTCACCGTGGTGCAGCCCGCGCCCTCAGCCGTCGAGCTCGGCGCCGAAGCCGAATACGAGGCCCTCGCGGACCTCCGCACCCGTCTGCAGGAGGCGCTGGATGCCCGCGGGCTGGGCGACGCGGCCACCTTCACGATCGATGAGCGGGGCCTGACGATCGGGCTGATCAGCGCCGAGACGTTCTTCGCCACGAACAGCGCCGACCTCAGCGACAAGGCACGCGCCGTGCTGGATGCCACCGGCGGGGTGCTCGCCACGGTCACCCACCAGATATCGGTGGAGGGCCACGCCGACCACCGGCCGCCGATGGCGCCGTTCACCGACAACTGGGAACTCTCCGGGGCACGATCCACGGGCGTGCTGCGCTACCTCGTCGATCAGCAGGCAGTGGGCGGCGAGCGCATCACCTCCGTCGGCTTCGGGGCCTCCCGGCCGCTGGCCGAGGGGTGGAGCGAGAGCGCGATGGCCGCCAACCGACGCGTCGACATCGTCGTGCTGTCCGGCGCCGACGACGCGGTGCGGGCCCTCCTGCCACAGGTGGCGGCGCAGCACTCCCCGCAGTGA
- a CDS encoding flagellar motor switch protein FliM codes for MHNDDRAHAASEPGGPERYDFGRPAALSREHTRALAGAFDVFARQWAIQLTSKTRLRAHIAVERVTLETYDEYVATVPPTTTLVVCAAEGSDDRGIVEFPLHTALSWIVKMLGGDASGRVEARALTAVEQALLRALMDDTLGHLRGALGALLPHEFTVSTVQYNATFAQIASAQDLIVVARFSMRFADRTETASVALPAAALLERLSHTASSPDAAADPALVRRHVEETPVELTLRLAPRGMTPSEVLTLAVGDVIPLPHGQDRPLDLAVGDQVVAAAAVGSHGARLACVVTSSPLSHSLVEETK; via the coding sequence GTGCACAACGACGACCGCGCGCACGCCGCGTCCGAACCGGGGGGCCCGGAGCGCTACGACTTCGGCCGCCCGGCCGCGCTGTCGCGCGAGCACACCCGGGCCCTCGCGGGGGCGTTCGACGTCTTCGCGCGGCAGTGGGCCATCCAGCTCACCTCCAAGACGCGCCTGCGTGCCCACATCGCCGTCGAGCGGGTCACCCTGGAGACTTACGACGAGTACGTGGCGACGGTCCCTCCGACGACCACCCTCGTGGTGTGCGCCGCCGAGGGCTCGGACGACCGGGGGATCGTGGAGTTCCCCCTGCACACCGCGCTGTCGTGGATCGTGAAGATGCTCGGCGGCGACGCGTCCGGCCGCGTCGAGGCCCGCGCGCTCACCGCGGTCGAGCAGGCGCTGCTGCGCGCACTCATGGACGACACGCTCGGGCACCTGCGCGGCGCCTTGGGCGCCCTGCTGCCGCATGAGTTCACGGTGAGCACGGTGCAGTACAACGCCACGTTCGCCCAGATCGCCTCGGCGCAGGACCTCATCGTCGTCGCCCGCTTCTCGATGCGCTTCGCCGACCGCACCGAAACGGCCAGCGTCGCACTGCCGGCGGCCGCCCTGCTCGAGCGCCTGTCGCACACGGCTTCGTCGCCCGACGCGGCCGCCGACCCCGCCCTGGTGCGTCGTCATGTCGAGGAGACGCCGGTGGAGCTCACCCTCCGGCTGGCGCCGCGCGGCATGACACCCAGCGAGGTGCTGACCCTCGCGGTCGGCGATGTGATCCCGCTTCCCCATGGGCAGGATCGCCCCCTCGACCTCGCCGTCGGCGACCAGGTCGTCGCCGCCGCCGCGGTGGGTTCCCACGGCGCGCGGCTGGCCTGCGTCGTCACCTCCTCCCCCCTGTCCCACTCCCTCGTCGAGGAAACGAAATGA
- the fliN gene encoding flagellar motor switch protein FliN produces MTSTTAHEFAAAAAFADRLPTAGRTTVRPGAVSSETGDAVMVSSVGDTSAALAVLILDETVLIDGSPHAPLTERLHDSLEAAATAFGPCVLGAPVIGDASALFSHPSAQVFDLVDQGDRTIGRLAVRVTHSRTASPRRLQRIAGVEMDLTVEVGHTRMTVRDVLDLEPGRIVELDRSAGAPADVKLNGRLIAHGEIVVVDQDYAVRITRIIENAEV; encoded by the coding sequence ATGACCAGCACCACCGCCCATGAGTTCGCTGCCGCCGCCGCCTTCGCCGACCGCCTGCCGACGGCCGGCCGCACGACCGTGCGCCCCGGCGCGGTGTCGAGCGAGACCGGCGACGCCGTCATGGTCTCGTCGGTCGGCGACACCAGCGCCGCCCTGGCGGTGCTGATCCTCGACGAGACCGTCCTCATCGACGGCAGCCCGCATGCGCCCCTGACCGAGCGCCTGCACGACTCGCTCGAGGCGGCGGCGACCGCATTCGGCCCGTGCGTCCTCGGCGCCCCCGTCATCGGCGACGCGTCAGCGCTGTTCTCGCACCCCTCCGCGCAGGTGTTCGACCTCGTGGACCAGGGGGACCGCACCATCGGCCGGCTGGCCGTGCGTGTGACGCACTCGCGCACCGCCTCGCCGCGTCGCCTGCAGCGCATCGCGGGCGTCGAGATGGACCTCACGGTCGAGGTCGGCCACACCCGGATGACGGTGCGGGACGTGCTGGATCTTGAGCCGGGGCGCATCGTGGAGCTCGACCGCTCCGCAGGGGCGCCCGCCGACGTCAAGCTCAACGGCCGCCTCATCGCGCACGGCGAGATCGTCGTCGTCGACCAGGACTACGCCGTGCGCATCACGCGCATCATCGAGAACGCCGAGGTCTGA
- a CDS encoding FliO/MopB family protein — MLGALWFIQRRVTRGSAGRAVLQPIRVIAKQTLGAKAQLVVVEVDDARYVLGVTEGGLSVIDRLPAAALQQSTVTADASDRTDDRELPAPLPLRRAELRSMSSNTLSGRAIGRHAPPARTAAQALRRALGA, encoded by the coding sequence GTGCTCGGCGCGCTCTGGTTCATCCAGCGCCGGGTTACCCGCGGTTCCGCGGGGCGGGCGGTCCTCCAGCCCATTCGCGTCATCGCGAAGCAGACGCTGGGCGCCAAGGCGCAGCTCGTCGTGGTCGAGGTCGACGACGCACGCTATGTGCTCGGCGTGACCGAGGGCGGCCTGTCGGTCATCGACCGCCTGCCCGCCGCCGCCCTGCAGCAGTCCACCGTCACCGCCGATGCGAGCGACCGCACGGACGACCGCGAGCTTCCCGCACCCCTGCCGCTGCGCCGCGCCGAGCTGCGCAGCATGTCGTCGAACACCCTGTCGGGCCGAGCGATCGGCCGGCACGCCCCGCCGGCCCGCACCGCCGCACAGGCGCTGCGCCGGGCATTGGGCGCATGA
- the fliP gene encoding flagellar type III secretion system pore protein FliP (The bacterial flagellar biogenesis protein FliP forms a type III secretion system (T3SS)-type pore required for flagellar assembly.) yields the protein MTGIRRSPWWLRSLIAVALVAAGLLLPLGGAAPAYADVVEPTPPATGGVTVDINGIDGTPSASILTLIGITLLSVAPALLLMMSSFTKIFVVLAMTRNALSLPTIPPNQVLSGLALFLSLFIMWPVLTDINAVAVQPYVDGGLTFTDAVALGADPLRTWMLAYTREEDLALMTRFAGFDNPAAAADVPLQTLIPAFMISELRAAFIIGFVIFVPFLVIDLVVAAALMSMGMMMLPPVMISLPFKILLFILVDGWGLILRTLVESYGGTG from the coding sequence ATGACCGGCATCCGGCGGTCGCCCTGGTGGCTGCGGTCGCTCATCGCCGTCGCCCTCGTCGCCGCGGGCCTGCTGCTCCCCCTGGGCGGTGCCGCCCCCGCATACGCCGACGTCGTGGAGCCCACCCCGCCCGCGACCGGCGGGGTCACCGTCGACATCAACGGCATCGACGGCACGCCCTCGGCGTCGATCCTCACGCTCATCGGCATCACACTGCTGTCGGTGGCCCCGGCGCTGCTGCTGATGATGTCGTCGTTCACGAAGATCTTCGTGGTGCTCGCGATGACCCGCAACGCGCTGTCCCTGCCCACGATCCCGCCGAACCAGGTGCTCTCGGGCCTGGCCCTGTTCCTGTCGCTGTTCATCATGTGGCCGGTGCTCACCGACATCAACGCCGTTGCCGTGCAGCCGTACGTCGACGGCGGCCTGACGTTCACCGACGCCGTCGCGCTGGGCGCCGATCCGCTGCGCACATGGATGCTCGCCTACACGCGCGAGGAGGATCTCGCGCTCATGACGAGGTTCGCCGGCTTCGACAACCCCGCGGCCGCCGCGGACGTGCCACTGCAGACGCTCATCCCCGCATTCATGATCTCGGAGCTGCGGGCCGCCTTCATCATCGGCTTCGTCATCTTCGTGCCGTTCCTGGTGATCGACCTCGTCGTCGCGGCGGCGCTCATGTCGATGGGCATGATGATGCTCCCGCCGGTCATGATCTCGCTGCCCTTCAAGATCCTGCTGTTCATCCTCGTCGACGGGTGGGGTCTGATCCTGCGCACGCTGGTGGAGAGCTACGGGGGCACCGGATGA
- a CDS encoding flagellar biosynthetic protein FliQ produces the protein MTPEAVLDIAMQGLVIAAKLAAPLLVTALVVGFAISLLQSITQIQEVTLSFVPKAVAVAIALVVCGNWMMSEAIAFTLGMFDRVPHLLSGG, from the coding sequence ATGACCCCCGAAGCGGTCCTCGACATCGCCATGCAGGGCCTGGTCATCGCCGCGAAGCTCGCCGCTCCCCTCCTCGTGACCGCGCTCGTGGTCGGCTTCGCGATCTCGCTGCTGCAGTCGATCACGCAGATCCAGGAGGTGACGCTGTCGTTCGTCCCCAAGGCGGTCGCCGTCGCCATCGCCCTGGTCGTCTGCGGCAACTGGATGATGTCCGAAGCGATCGCGTTCACCCTCGGCATGTTCGACCGGGTGCCGCACCTGCTCTCCGGCGGCTGA
- a CDS encoding flagellar biosynthetic protein FliR gives MFIPIDYAWLEATGLAAVRTTAFLFIAPPFSYGAFPARIKAMLGVGLAVVVSGSVAAPYEVLDTAGFLGALVIQVVVGALLGLLVLVCFSAVQSAGSLIDVFGGFQLAQAFDPQMQVNGAQFTRLFQITALALLFASNGYQLILAGLVRSFTAVPVTGMLDLSRPADLIIDTVSQMMLSAVQIAGPLLLVLFLADVGLGLITRVAPALNAFAMGFPVKILLTFLLAGSVVLALPTIVGALAEDALGLLTGGTR, from the coding sequence GTGTTCATCCCCATCGACTACGCCTGGCTCGAGGCCACCGGCCTCGCGGCGGTGCGCACGACCGCATTCCTCTTCATCGCCCCGCCCTTCTCGTACGGCGCCTTCCCCGCCCGCATCAAGGCCATGCTGGGGGTGGGGCTCGCCGTCGTCGTCAGTGGCAGTGTGGCGGCGCCGTACGAGGTGCTCGACACGGCGGGCTTCCTCGGGGCGCTGGTCATCCAGGTGGTCGTCGGGGCGCTGCTGGGACTGCTCGTGCTGGTCTGCTTCTCGGCGGTGCAGTCCGCCGGCAGTCTCATCGACGTCTTCGGCGGCTTCCAGCTCGCGCAGGCGTTCGATCCCCAGATGCAGGTGAACGGCGCGCAGTTCACCCGCCTGTTCCAGATCACGGCGCTGGCCCTGCTCTTCGCCTCGAACGGCTACCAGCTGATCCTCGCCGGGCTCGTCCGCAGCTTCACCGCCGTCCCCGTCACCGGGATGCTGGATCTCAGCCGTCCCGCCGACCTGATCATCGACACCGTCTCGCAGATGATGCTCTCCGCCGTGCAGATCGCCGGTCCCCTGCTGCTCGTGCTCTTCCTCGCCGACGTGGGACTGGGTCTCATCACCCGCGTCGCCCCCGCGCTCAACGCCTTCGCCATGGGCTTCCCGGTGAAGATCCTCCTCACCTTCCTGCTGGCCGGCAGCGTCGTCCTCGCTCTGCCCACGATCGTCGGCGCCCTCGCCGAGGACGCCCTCGGCCTCTTGACGGGGGGCACGCGATGA
- a CDS encoding EscU/YscU/HrcU family type III secretion system export apparatus switch protein yields MSGGGDSGERTEKATDRRLREARRKGKLTRSQDFTAWLGIAAAGAMMATAIGAAADVGGEQFVAITSVIRNPDPQAAVAVMQSALASIASVLVPLLGAVAVVTLIGAVAQGGVHLRGIPARFEQFNVLNGVKRIFGVQALWEGVKSLLKTAAIGLSLYAIIAGLVPVLTASGSHSIAHLLEVASSGVASLLITAVAVGIALAVLDVLVVRRRNQKHTRMTKKEARDEHKRSEGDPLIRGQRRARQLALSRNRMIAAVGDADVVLVNPTHVAVALRYEPGKSAPRVVAKGSGLIAERIRDRATEAGVPLVRDIPLARALHGACALGQEIPADLYTAVAQVLVFVDTLKRRGSARGVHTLPQRKNT; encoded by the coding sequence ATGAGCGGCGGCGGCGACTCCGGGGAGCGCACCGAGAAAGCCACCGACCGGCGGCTGCGCGAGGCACGGCGCAAGGGCAAGCTGACGCGCAGCCAGGACTTCACCGCCTGGCTCGGCATCGCCGCCGCGGGTGCGATGATGGCGACGGCGATCGGCGCGGCCGCCGACGTCGGCGGCGAGCAGTTCGTCGCCATCACCTCGGTCATCCGCAATCCCGACCCGCAGGCGGCGGTCGCGGTGATGCAGTCCGCCCTGGCATCCATCGCGTCGGTGCTCGTCCCCCTGCTCGGGGCGGTCGCGGTCGTGACGCTCATCGGCGCCGTCGCCCAGGGTGGCGTGCACCTGCGCGGCATCCCCGCCCGCTTCGAGCAGTTCAACGTGCTCAACGGCGTGAAGCGCATCTTCGGCGTGCAGGCCCTCTGGGAGGGGGTCAAGTCGCTGCTGAAGACCGCCGCGATCGGCCTGTCGCTCTACGCGATCATCGCGGGCCTCGTCCCGGTGCTCACCGCGAGCGGCTCCCATTCGATCGCGCACCTGCTCGAGGTGGCATCCTCGGGCGTCGCCTCGCTGCTGATCACGGCCGTGGCGGTGGGGATCGCCCTGGCCGTCCTCGACGTGCTCGTCGTCAGGCGCCGCAACCAGAAGCACACCCGCATGACCAAGAAAGAAGCCCGGGACGAGCACAAGCGCAGCGAAGGCGACCCGCTCATCCGCGGCCAGCGCCGGGCCCGCCAGCTCGCCCTCAGCCGCAACCGCATGATCGCAGCGGTGGGCGACGCCGACGTCGTGCTGGTGAACCCCACGCACGTCGCCGTCGCGCTGCGCTACGAGCCGGGCAAGTCCGCTCCGCGGGTCGTGGCGAAGGGAAGCGGGCTCATCGCCGAGCGCATCCGCGACCGCGCGACCGAGGCCGGCGTGCCCCTCGTGCGCGACATCCCGCTCGCCCGCGCCCTGCACGGGGCCTGTGCGCTGGGACAGGAGATCCCCGCCGATCTGTACACCGCCGTCGCCCAGGTGCTGGTCTTCGTCGACACCCTCAAACGTCGCGGCTCCGCCCGCGGCGTGCACACCCTCCCACAGAGGAAGAACACATGA
- a CDS encoding flagellar biosynthesis protein FlhA has translation MKNMLSMSAVPIGVVGIIMLLVVPIPPFLLDALIILNILFALLVLLTTMFVKKPLDFSVFPSLLLVATLFRLGLNVASTKLVLGEAHAGQVIDAFGAIAVGGSLVIGIVVFLILIVIQFVVVTKGAERVAEVGARFTLDAMPGKQMAIDADLNAGLITDAEARRRRAEVAAEADFYGAMDGASKFVKGDAIAGLVIIVINLVGGIAIGATMHGMEIAEAIDTYAILTIGDGLVTQIPALLMAVATGMIVTRSNAEAEMGTEAGAQLGQSRNALLIASGAGVVMSFIPGMPMVPFLVISALLLFAAQRVKAAESRRAEEDAPAADAPAAADATEDLIERMRVHSLEILLAPDIVDLVTGGGPDDLLARVKSLRRKTAAELGLMVPPVRTRDSIELPASTYVIRVAGVDVGTGVAPRGSLLALGQGLDALPGTSFPEPVFGIDGKWVPLEMRHSAELAGATVIDRASVIITHLSSVIQTHAARLLSREDVRQLTDALRQVSPAAVEELTPALLSLAEIQRVLQGLLAERVAINDLVRIYEALALRAKTTTEPEALIEAARAALGPAVAARFAEGGRLRIVMINPLLEQSMLEALRPGEDGVHIAFDPHRLEAVVESTRAAVASAGAGPEPVLVCAPSLRPAVRRLVSAQTDGLPVLSYTEATAGGFTIDTVGVVRDAANDSHAINVA, from the coding sequence ATGAAGAACATGCTGAGCATGTCCGCCGTCCCCATCGGCGTGGTGGGCATCATCATGCTCCTGGTGGTCCCCATCCCGCCGTTCCTGCTGGATGCGCTGATCATCCTGAACATCCTGTTCGCCCTGCTCGTGCTGCTGACGACGATGTTCGTGAAGAAGCCGCTGGATTTCTCCGTCTTCCCCTCGCTGCTTCTGGTGGCCACGCTCTTCCGGCTCGGGCTCAACGTCGCCTCGACCAAGCTCGTGCTCGGCGAGGCGCACGCGGGTCAGGTGATCGACGCCTTCGGCGCGATCGCCGTCGGCGGCTCGCTCGTCATCGGCATCGTGGTCTTCCTCATCCTCATCGTCATCCAGTTCGTCGTGGTGACCAAGGGCGCCGAGCGCGTCGCCGAAGTCGGCGCGCGCTTCACCCTCGACGCGATGCCGGGCAAGCAGATGGCGATCGACGCCGACCTGAACGCGGGCCTCATCACCGACGCCGAGGCGCGCCGCCGCCGCGCCGAGGTCGCCGCCGAGGCGGACTTCTACGGTGCGATGGACGGCGCGTCGAAGTTCGTCAAGGGCGACGCCATCGCCGGCCTCGTGATCATCGTCATCAACCTCGTCGGCGGCATCGCCATCGGCGCCACGATGCACGGCATGGAGATCGCCGAGGCGATCGACACCTACGCCATCCTCACCATCGGCGACGGGCTGGTGACGCAGATCCCGGCGTTGCTCATGGCCGTCGCGACCGGCATGATCGTGACCCGCTCGAACGCCGAGGCCGAGATGGGCACCGAGGCGGGGGCGCAGCTGGGGCAGTCGCGCAACGCCCTGCTCATCGCCAGCGGCGCCGGCGTCGTGATGTCGTTCATCCCGGGGATGCCGATGGTCCCGTTCCTCGTCATCTCCGCCCTGCTGCTGTTCGCGGCTCAGCGGGTGAAGGCCGCCGAATCCCGGCGGGCCGAGGAGGACGCACCGGCCGCCGACGCCCCCGCGGCCGCCGATGCCACCGAGGACCTCATCGAGCGCATGCGCGTGCACTCCCTGGAGATCCTGCTGGCCCCCGACATCGTCGACCTCGTCACGGGCGGCGGCCCCGACGACCTTCTCGCCCGCGTCAAGTCGCTGCGGCGCAAGACAGCCGCCGAGCTCGGCCTGATGGTGCCGCCCGTGCGCACCCGCGACAGCATCGAGCTGCCCGCCTCGACCTACGTCATCCGTGTCGCCGGCGTCGACGTCGGAACCGGCGTGGCGCCCCGCGGATCGCTCCTCGCCCTCGGACAGGGGCTCGACGCGTTGCCGGGCACGTCGTTCCCCGAGCCGGTGTTCGGCATCGACGGCAAGTGGGTTCCGCTGGAGATGCGCCACAGCGCGGAGCTCGCGGGGGCGACGGTCATCGACCGCGCGAGCGTCATCATCACCCACCTCTCCAGCGTCATCCAGACGCACGCCGCGCGCCTGCTGAGCCGCGAAGACGTGCGCCAGCTGACCGACGCCCTCCGCCAGGTGAGCCCCGCGGCCGTGGAGGAGCTGACCCCGGCGCTGCTGTCGCTCGCTGAGATCCAGCGCGTGCTGCAGGGGCTGCTCGCCGAGCGGGTGGCCATCAACGACCTCGTGCGCATCTATGAGGCGCTCGCTCTGCGCGCGAAGACCACCACCGAGCCCGAAGCGCTCATCGAGGCGGCGCGCGCGGCGCTGGGTCCGGCCGTGGCCGCCCGGTTCGCGGAGGGCGGGCGCCTGCGCATCGTCATGATCAACCCGCTGCTCGAGCAGTCGATGCTCGAAGCGCTGCGCCCGGGCGAGGACGGCGTGCACATCGCCTTCGATCCGCACCGCCTGGAGGCGGTCGTGGAGTCCACCCGGGCGGCGGTGGCCTCGGCCGGTGCGGGGCCGGAGCCGGTGCTGGTCTGCGCACCCTCGCTGCGCCCGGCCGTCCGCCGGCTCGTGTCGGCGCAGACCGACGGGCTGCCGGTGCTGTCGTACACCGAGGCCACCGCCGGGGGTTTCACGATCGACACGGTCGGGGTCGTCCGCGACGCCGCGAACGACTCCCACGCGATCAACGTCGCCTGA
- the csrA gene encoding carbon storage regulator CsrA, which yields MLVLTRRIGERVLIGDDIEVTVLEVKGDSVRIGIQAPRETRIHRAEIVAAVERENVSAAQAAPDAESALLQALARRLETPTASADDTAP from the coding sequence ATGCTGGTGTTGACGAGGCGGATCGGCGAGCGCGTGCTCATCGGCGACGACATCGAGGTGACCGTGCTGGAGGTCAAGGGCGACAGCGTGCGCATCGGCATCCAGGCGCCCCGCGAGACGCGCATCCACCGCGCCGAGATCGTCGCCGCCGTCGAGCGCGAGAACGTCTCGGCCGCGCAGGCCGCGCCCGACGCCGAATCGGCGCTGCTGCAGGCTCTGGCGCGACGGCTGGAGACCCCCACGGCATCCGCGGACGACACCGCGCCCTGA